The genomic segment CGATGTGCAGACAAAAAAATTCAACGAAGAGGCCGCAAACCTAGGTGATGACGTTGAGATTCTTACTCTCAGCATGGACCTTCCTTTTGCACTAGGCCGCTACTGTGCTGCTGAAGGCATCGATAAGGTTAAAACAGCGTCTGACTATAAAGACGCTTCATTCGGCGAGGCCTACGGAGTCCTAATTAAAGAGCACCGTCTGCTTGCAAGAGCAATATTTGTCGTCGACAAAGATAATGTTGTAAAACATGTTGAATACGTTCCAGAGGTAGCTTCAGAGCCTAACTATGAGCCAGCAATAGCTGCAGTAAAAGAGTCACTGTAAATCACTCAAAAAAGACAAGAAGCCCATGTTCTGGGCTTCTTGTACCCTTCATAAGATCCTTATATCTTTTAAATGCATCATATTATATGTATTCTTATTGTAGATTTATAAATTTCAGGAGGCATCAATATGGGTTTTGGCAATATGCTGAACAGGCTTTTAAATAATGAAAGCAAAGAACAAAAAGAGGAGAGGTTAAATCCGTCAGATAAGAAAGACGAAACTCAGTCTCAAACTCCGCCTGCTGACACAGTTGAAGAAGCAATAGCTCAAAGTGAAAGCGCACCTGAACCACCACCAGCGCCTGCTGAAGAAGCAAACGTACCTACAGAGCCGAGCGGCCCGCTAACCGAAGAAAAAGTACTAGAAGTTTTAAGCGAGGTTTATGATCCTGAGATCCCTATAGACATAGTGAACCTTGGCCTGATTTACGGCATAGATATAGAAGGCTCTAACGTAACCATTACAATGACTATGACTGCTCCCGGGTGTCCTGCTTCAACTCAAATAGCAGGCGAATCAAAGCTTATGGTAGAAGAGCTATCTCAAGTGGACAATGTTGACATAGACATCGTTTGGGACCCGCCTTGGGACCCTAGCAAAATGAGCGAAGAGGCCCAGCAAAGCATGGGTATGATATAGCTCGTTTTCTTATTGTCACATCTTAAATTTTCCTTATACTCAAATTCTATTATTTGTACTTTATAAATTCATATATACAGGAGAACTATATAATGAGCGATATGCCAAATGTAGGGGATAAAGCCCCTGAATTTGAAGCCGAGACATACGGCGGTGAAAAAGTAAAATTAAGCGATTATATGGGTAAGAGTTCAGTTGCATTGTATTTCTACCCCAAGGACAACACAGGAACATGCACCAAAGAAGCCTGCTCTATGCGTGATGGTATGCAAGAGCTAGAAGGCATGGGAGTTCAGGTCTTGGGTGTTAGCACTGACAGTGTTAAATCTCATGAGAACTTTAAAAATAAATACGATCTTAATTTCCCACTTTTAAGTGATAAGAGCAAAGAGATTATCGGAGCATATGGAGTTGAGAGCGATTACGGCTCTGCTAAGCGAACAACTTTCTTAATCGATAAGTCTGGAGTGGTCAAGCACGTATGGACAAAAGTAAAAGCTGCAGCTCATGCGGACGAGGTTAAGGAAAAAGCACTAGAGCTTGGTTTATAGTAATTATTCAGATTGGATTTACAGATTTGTTGAAATTAAATATAATAGCTCATTACGATGAGTGAGGGTATTTTTGTAACGGGCACCGACACTGGGGTTGGAAAGACCATAGTAACAGCTTCGATTGCTTGGAATCTTGCGCAGGCGGGGAATTCTGTAGCTGTGATGAAGCCGGTTCAGACTGGAACAATTGTAAGCGGACCCACTGATATAGAGTTTGTCCAAGAGCTTTTAGGGGACGATCATAAAATTGATGTTTCCTGTCCCTATAGTTTCCCGGATCCTGTTGCGCCGCTGGTGGCTTCAATGTTGTCCGGCGAGCGTATCCTGATTGAAAAAATAAAAGATGCTTATGAAAAGCTTAGCTCCACAAATGACTATGTAATAGTTGAGGGAGCGGGCGGGCTTTTGGTTCCAATTTTAGAAGACTATTTTATGTCCGACTTGGCTTTGGATTTGGAGCTTCCTATCCTTGTGGTTTCAAGACCGAATCTTGGTACATTGAACCATAGCCTGCTTACATTAGAGTCAGCTGAGAGAAAGGGACTTGATATTGCCGGGATCGTAATTAGCAACTACCCCTGGGATCCTGGTATACCTGAGCAGACAAACCCAGAGCTGATTTTAAGTATGACAGGGGTTAATTTGCTTGGGATATTACCAAACAGCAGTTCAGTATCTGTAGAAAAAGGTGAGATTGGAAACCTAAGGGAGCTCGCGTCATCGTCATTATCAAAAGAGCTCGGCGGCACTTTTGTATTAGAGGAATTTTTGTCATCATTTGAGTGATTTGGCCTCATTATTAAGGATTTTTTACTCCGAAAATCATTCGGATTAACTATGCAAAACATAGCTAAATATAATAAATACGGTTTAAAATTTGACTTATTTCTTAGGCATGATATAAATACTGTGCGTTTTAAGAATTTGGGAGTAAATTCTTCCTAAGAAACACACTCTATTGCTAAGGTTGAACGGATGAAAAAAGGGCTCAAAATAGTTTCGGTTCCACTACTTGCGGCTGTAATACTTATTGGATTTTATTTCAATAATAACACCGACGCGGAGAGTAGTGATAAAGGCCCAGTTCAACCAATTCCATTTAGTCATAAAATTCATGCAGGTGAAGATGAAATTCCATGTGAGTACTGCCACAGCTATGTAGAGGTAGGTCCAAACCCTGGAATACCTTCTGTAAAAAAATGCATGGGCTGCCATCAGCACATACTAGGCCGCGATGTAGAATACGATTTTGATGGCAAAACAATCAACATTAAAAACGAAATTGCAAAAGTTAGAGAATATTGGGCTAAGAAAGAGCCAATACCATGGGTGCAGGTAAATTCTCAGCCCGGCTATGTTCACTTTACTCACAAGCGCCACATCAAGCGCGGGTTTGAGTGTGCTCAGTGTCACGGCGATGTGGCCAACATGGACCAGGTACACGAAGTACACAGAATGAACATGGGATTCTGTATCCAATGTCATCAAGAAAATGCAAAAGACGAGCATGAGCTTGCACATTTAAGGGATTGTTTGACCTGTCATTATTGATTGGAGGAGAAATGTCCGAAGATAAAAAAGGTGGTATAAAAAGAAGGGATT from the Thermodesulfobacteriota bacterium genome contains:
- the tpx gene encoding thiol peroxidase, which produces MAEERTGVVTLKGNPLTLVGSEVKVGDQAPDFSSLKGLGAPITLSDMDGKVKVFNVIISVDTPVCDVQTKKFNEEAANLGDDVEILTLSMDLPFALGRYCAAEGIDKVKTASDYKDASFGEAYGVLIKEHRLLARAIFVVDKDNVVKHVEYVPEVASEPNYEPAIAAVKESL
- a CDS encoding metal-sulfur cluster assembly factor, which translates into the protein MGFGNMLNRLLNNESKEQKEERLNPSDKKDETQSQTPPADTVEEAIAQSESAPEPPPAPAEEANVPTEPSGPLTEEKVLEVLSEVYDPEIPIDIVNLGLIYGIDIEGSNVTITMTMTAPGCPASTQIAGESKLMVEELSQVDNVDIDIVWDPPWDPSKMSEEAQQSMGMI
- a CDS encoding peroxiredoxin; this translates as MSDMPNVGDKAPEFEAETYGGEKVKLSDYMGKSSVALYFYPKDNTGTCTKEACSMRDGMQELEGMGVQVLGVSTDSVKSHENFKNKYDLNFPLLSDKSKEIIGAYGVESDYGSAKRTTFLIDKSGVVKHVWTKVKAAAHADEVKEKALELGL
- the bioD gene encoding dethiobiotin synthase, whose translation is MSEGIFVTGTDTGVGKTIVTASIAWNLAQAGNSVAVMKPVQTGTIVSGPTDIEFVQELLGDDHKIDVSCPYSFPDPVAPLVASMLSGERILIEKIKDAYEKLSSTNDYVIVEGAGGLLVPILEDYFMSDLALDLELPILVVSRPNLGTLNHSLLTLESAERKGLDIAGIVISNYPWDPGIPEQTNPELILSMTGVNLLGILPNSSSVSVEKGEIGNLRELASSSLSKELGGTFVLEEFLSSFE
- a CDS encoding cytochrome c3 family protein; the encoded protein is MKKGLKIVSVPLLAAVILIGFYFNNNTDAESSDKGPVQPIPFSHKIHAGEDEIPCEYCHSYVEVGPNPGIPSVKKCMGCHQHILGRDVEYDFDGKTINIKNEIAKVREYWAKKEPIPWVQVNSQPGYVHFTHKRHIKRGFECAQCHGDVANMDQVHEVHRMNMGFCIQCHQENAKDEHELAHLRDCLTCHY